In Vanessa cardui chromosome 6, ilVanCard2.1, whole genome shotgun sequence, the following proteins share a genomic window:
- the LOC124530703 gene encoding ubiquitin carboxyl-terminal hydrolase-like — MAAALPMESNPETMNKYLQKLGVPKEWQMVDVIGLEGDALNWVPRPVLAVILLFPLSDNYERHRAQQENELLSKGQQPPKDVFHLKQVLSNICGTIALVHGVANNIHQINLEDGLLKNYLNDSKGLDAAAKGALLENSTNILEAYKDVIDAGTGTENNETVNNHFITFIHKNGCLYELDGRKTLPINHGPTTAENFLEDAAKICRQFIEREPDHIGFNVVALVPAQ, encoded by the coding sequence ATGGCTGCAGCTTTACCAATGGAGTCCAATCCGGAGACAATGAATAAGTATCTACAGAAATTGGGAGTACCTAAAGAATGGCAGATGGTGGATGTTATTGGACTGGAAGGGGATGCTTTAAACTGGGTACCTCGTCCCGTTCTGGCTGTTATTCTCCTATTTCCTCTATCCGATAACTATGAGCGACACCGGGCGCAGCAGGAGAACGAACTACTAAGCAAGGGTCAGCAACCGCCAAAAGATGTTTTCCATTTAAAGCAGGTCCTCAGTAACATATGCGGTACTATTGCATTAGTACATGGCGTCGCAAACAATATACATCAAATTAATCTAGAAGATGGTCtgcttaaaaactatttaaatgatTCGAAGGGATTAGATGCAGCCGCTAAAGGCGCGCTTTTAGAGAACTCTACCAATATTTTGGAAGCGTACAAGGATGTTATCGATGCGGGAACAGGTACCGAGAATAATGAAACtgtaaataatcatttcataACGTTTATCCACAAGAACGGTTGTCTGTATGAGTTAGATGGACGTAAAACTTTGCCTATAAACCACGGGCCGACGACTGCAGAGAATTTCCTAGAGGATGCTGCGAAAATCTGTCGTCAATTCATTGAACGCGAACCAGATCACATCGGATTCAATGTTGTCGCTCTTGTCCCCGCTCAGTAA